The bacterium genome includes the window TTTGTAGCCCTCTCTGTTATCACTTCTGCTCTGCGTTCTGGTGACGCTCTGTGTGCAAAGTGGATGCCGCGAGAGAAGTCCTCTAAGGGTGCAATTGCACGTAAGATTCGCAAGTACATGGGCCTTTCTCCCAAGGCTTACCGCAAGCTTCTCTCTGGTCTTACCCAGGTGGTTGAAAACCAGATGTGTTCTGGTGATTGGGACGGCATTGAGTACGGTCATGTTCCCTCGCAGGCTATGCGTATCTACAAGGGTGCGTTTAAGCGTCACTCCGAGGAGCGCTGGGCTTCTTATGAGGAAGGACTCGCCGCAGGAACCGAGAAGGTAAACGCGGGTGCAATCTACCCTCACGAGATTATTGGAAGTTACATTTCCGAGTATCAGCAGGCGGCAATTCCTCCTGTCTCCGAGGCACAGTGGAATGCTCTGCCTAACTGGCTTATGAACAATCCTTACCGTATTCTTCCGGTTGTTGATACTTCCGGCTCTATGTACGGTGGATACGGAATGGAAACCAGCGTTAAGCCTATTCAGGTTTCTGTCTCTCTTGGGCTTTACGTTGCAGAGCGTAACAACGGTCCTTTCAAGAACTGCTTTGTTACCTTCTCGGAGAAGCCTACTATGCAGATTGTTCGTGGAGACACACTCTCCGAGCGTGTTTACTCTATCTCGTCTGCGAAGTGGGGTATGTCCACAAATCTCAACGGCACCTTTGATGTGATTCTTTCTCACGCAAAGCGCAACCGTGTTATGCAGAGTGACATGCCGAATGTAATTCTCATTCTTTCGGATATGGAGTTCAATCAGGGTGTAGATCCTAACTCTACTTCAATGGAGCATGTCCGCCACGCTTACAGCGCGGCAGGCTACGAGGTTCCCAAGATTGTTTTCTGGAATCTCAATGCTCGCACTGGCAATGTTCCGGTTACCTTCCGAGAGGATGGAACTGCGCTTGTCTCTGGATTCTCTCCTTCGATTATGAAGTCACTCCTTGCCGGAAAGGACTTCACTCCAGAGGGGATTATGATGGAGACTATTGGCGGAGAGCGTTACGCTGCTGTTAGTTCTGCAATCGCAGCGTAACCAATTTTCCTAAAATCATTCCATCCGTGTTATAAGTAGGTGCGGGAGGTAGCATGACCGATAAAGCAGTTTGGGAAATGCAGATTTTTGCAGTAATTTGTTCGGCTGTAGCCTTTGCCTTTGGCGCTGCTCTTGGAGGAATTATTGTTCATGGAGAGAGGTCCTCTCTTTGGCTTGAACACGTAGAAGCCAGTTGTCACCCTTTTGCGGTTGAGCACGCAGACTTTGGAAGCTTTTACTTTGAGTGTGCAGAGATTGATGACTTTTAAGGTTGGCGATATTGTTCACTCAAATGGCTGGACGGGAAGAGTAACTCAAGTCTATAAAGACTGTTGCAAGTTTGATGGATTTGAGTTACTTCTTCTCAAAGATGAGGTTGACACAGGAGAACTTGTTGGAGAGTTAATTGATGTTGACCTTTGTGACGCATTAGAGTATAATGTGATTTCGCTTTAAACGGGACCTTAGCTCAGTTGGTAGAGCATCGGACTTTTAATCCGCTGGTCGTGGGTTCGAGCCCCACAGGTCCCATCTTAAATTTTTGCCCGAACTGGGCTTTGCGATAAATAATGGAAATAAAATGATTAAGTTTGATGAACCCCTCTTCTCTCTTAAATGGCTCTCTATCTTTGTAGCCATTGTTGTTGCCACCTCTCTTATGCTTGGATTCTTTGTTAGCACGGATGCTGATGGAGCAGA containing:
- a CDS encoding DUF2828 family protein; amino-acid sequence: MHPERKSMNPLVQSMTNASTTLNGGATNASSLNPVVDLFFQIGAMRGWEESNIVSTFVSALEHNPEQALKVLFWARDIRQGTGERRTFRTVCQHLAGSHTEVMSRLIPLIPEYGRWDDLLLFISPNNEIAPCEFVALSVITSALRSGDALCAKWMPREKSSKGAIARKIRKYMGLSPKAYRKLLSGLTQVVENQMCSGDWDGIEYGHVPSQAMRIYKGAFKRHSEERWASYEEGLAAGTEKVNAGAIYPHEIIGSYISEYQQAAIPPVSEAQWNALPNWLMNNPYRILPVVDTSGSMYGGYGMETSVKPIQVSVSLGLYVAERNNGPFKNCFVTFSEKPTMQIVRGDTLSERVYSISSAKWGMSTNLNGTFDVILSHAKRNRVMQSDMPNVILILSDMEFNQGVDPNSTSMEHVRHAYSAAGYEVPKIVFWNLNARTGNVPVTFREDGTALVSGFSPSIMKSLLAGKDFTPEGIMMETIGGERYAAVSSAIAA